In the Terriglobus sp. RCC_193 genome, TGTCTTCGTTGTTGTACCCATTGTTGGGAGTGTTTACAAACAGAGAGAAGATCTGAGCGCAGTGACAAAGCTTACTCGGGATGGCTTTACCAAGATAAGCAGAGCTCCTTTGATCCTTCACCAGGGAACACTGCTCTTTACGGAACTCCGTGGCAAGAAATCCTATCTAGCCTCCGTCCCTGTTGATGGCGGAACCACAACAGCTACTGCGTTGGGTACGGCAATCACATATGTCTCGGGGATCCACTTCGAACGCCCCGAAGTGTTGGTTTCCAGAGATGACCGCGATGCGCCTATCAGCGCAGCGACGTTGCAGGGAGATCCATCGCAATCCGTAACAGAATTATTTGGCCGATCGGCTACGTGGTCACCAGATGGTACGAAAATTGTGTATGTTTCCCAGCAGCATGTCATGCTTGCAGATAGTGTTGGGCAGAATGCGTCGGTACTGGCCGCCACCGCAGGTACTCCCTTCTGGCCATCCTGGTCCCCTGATGGGAAATCAGTCCGATTCTCTGTGCATGAAGCCGATGATCAAGAAAGTCTGTATGAGGTCAATCTTGCAGACAGGAACGTGACTCCGGTTCTGAAAGGGGATATCCACGAGCATCATGCTTGTTGTGGCTCGTGGAGTGCTAATGGAAAATATTTTGTCTATGTCGTAGATAGTTCGAGTTCGTCTTCTATCTGGGCTCGCCGGGAGAAGCTATTTCGCTGGAAAATTATGGGTGATCCTTGGGAGATCGCCTCGGGGCCTGTCGATTTCTGGAGATCACCGACGCTCAGCCCTGATTTGCACCATCTTTATGCGATGGGTGAACAGAGCCGTCTTTACTTGACGATGCTAAGCCGCGACTTCGAACCATTCCTTCGGGGTGTCTCAGTGTCGTCGATGAGCGTGTCGCACGACGGAGAATGGGTTGCTTATACGTTGCATCCTGAAGGTACGCTCTGGAAGAGCCGGCTTGATGGAAGTGAACGTGTTCAGCTTTCGACACCGGGCGAATTTGCAAAGTCTCCACAGTGGTCGCCGGATGATCATAGTTTGATCTATGTGCGAGAGCGAAATGGCGGAAACACAATTGTGCGCGTGAATGCAGTAGATGGTGGTTCACGAGAAGTGGTCGCCGGAATACGTGACGTTCGACAGATTGCGTATGCACCGATAGGCGAGAAGATAGCTTTTGAGTCTGGGGCAGGAGCAAACCACCTCGAACGTGCAATTTTCATTATGGAACTTGGTGATCATGGCATCGAAGTGCTACCAGGGTCTGCGAGATTGTCGTCGGTAAAATGGTCACCGGACGCGCATTATCTGTCCGCTGTAACGAATGATCAATCCAAGCTTAAGTTGTTTGATGTAACTACTCAGACCTGGCATGACATTTCTTTATCTGGTGCGATCGGTGCGCAGGCGTGGGATCGGAAGAAGAACATTCTCTATTTCATTGAGGCACAAAATGGCTGCTATGTTTTGATGAAATACCTGGTTGCTAGTGGTAAGGCAGTGGAGATACGGAAGATGCCTGAACGCTACGATGAAGACTATGCATCGAGTGTTCTCGATGTAACACCGTCTGGAGAATTGCTGTTCGGCTATTCCGTTGGAGAAAACGAACTCTATGATATTTTGATCGACCTCTCATGATAGGAACGAACTGCAGTGAAGCATGTCCCCATGAAACGAGAGAAGTCAGATAGCATCCGTCTCGAGCCGCTACACGAAGTGGTCTGCTCATGAGCCGATGCTTCCCGTCCGTGTTGTCTCCACGAAGAAGAAAATTGTGGCTATCGATTCGAAGTTAAGCTCGTCATTTCACCGTGGTGACGAATCGGGATGTAAGACGGATGCGTTCTACATCGAAGAATGTAGAGCGCCCAAAGGCATGAGCATCTTCCGAATGGGACGGCGGATATTGGTTGTATTCACTGGAAAGAGCGTGGCAGGGTCAGACCGCTGATAATTCCATTCGGGAAAGAGACGGCCTGCACCTCGATATCGCTCAGCAGGCGGTTCACAATTCGTAGCTGCTCTGGTGATGGGGGTGTCACGATGCAGGGATCGATCGTGAGATTGCCGAATAACGCGCGCAGTCGGTCAACACCGCTCATCGGTTTGAGCTGTATGCCTGAATCGCGTGGACCGCGCTCACCGATCACAAAGATGGCATGCAATGGGGTTTCCGGTAATGCAGGCGCGTTGCACTCCAGTACGAACTTGTTGATCCGCGAATCTTCGGGTGCACCGGGTATGGTCCAGCGTCGATGAAGTTGATGAGGATCAAATCCTAAAGTCTGGGCTGTATGCAGCGAAATTTTCAAATGGCAAAAGCCGGTTGGCACCATCCAATGATCGCCGTTTTGTTTCACCCGCACCAGATCGTCAGAGAGCAACGTCCATCCTGATTGCATCAGCATGGCAGCAGCAGTGGATTTGCCTGCTTCTTTTGCTCCAAGCAGAAGAACCGCCCGACCATTGCGCTCGAGTGCTGCGCCATGGAATGAAGTGATATCACGTGCGCGGAATACCGATCGCATGACCGGCTCAGCGAAGAGCGTTAACAGGTCTTGTTGTGGGAGTGTGGACCGCGAGCGCGAGAAAACACGTTGCCCGTCAGGCGAAATACTGAACTCGCAAATGACTTTGTCAGGAAATCCGTAGATGTGATGGGCCCAAAGGCAGCCATCGCGTTGGGTGGTGAAATGCGAGGGCCGATCATCATGAGCGATGTCCTCGACGGTCTCGTGCTTCCAGATAAGATCACCTTCCTCAAAAGGAGAAGGCGATATACAAATCTTTAGACCGTAGAGATTTGGAATGGCTTGATTCAATCGCTAAAGCGCTCTGATTTCCTTAGAAAAAGCGATTGCCGCTCACTAGAGCAGCAACCTGGAAGTATTAAGATCGGAAATCCCGATTAAGAGGTATAAGAACTTCCGCTGGTATCAATCGTGTTGGTTGAGGAGTTGACTGTCTTGGTGATCTGTTGCGCATCACCATAATCGGAGATTGCTGCGGGGATGTATGGTTTTTTACGGATATTCAATTCAGGGAACCTCTTGTAGTTACAGTGCAGTTAGTCTGGCGTGTCATGAAAAGGAAGTCAAGCTGATCTGGCGATCCAACGCAGTAAAAGCTCGATTCGGCCCAATCCCAGACTCGTTTCGGCTTCTGGTGATGCAATTGATCGTCGAACAACATCCAGATTCACGATGTGCGTGATGGAGGATCCTGTTTCGTCAAGCAGCGCACTCCGTCGCTGCTGATGATGTGGGTCAATCTGAAGAAGCACCTTAGTTGATCCAAGTGGAGTCTTCGGCCGTTGTAGAACATCATCGGGTAAAAGTGTCCGCATCGCCTCTCTAAGAATCCTCTTGTGCCATAGCAGGTCGTCTGGAAGGCATGACGAAAAACGCATCAGGCGAATGTCGAAATACGGATAGGAAACGTCGAACGAAGCTCCTGTAAGACTGGAAACGCCAAGGCCGAGCAGGTTCGTCCAGAACGGTCCACGCAGTTCGTTCACGTCTGCTGTTCGGGTTGCGAGGTACTTGTCAAGCCGGTCTTGCAAGCCGGTGCGCT is a window encoding:
- a CDS encoding winged helix-turn-helix domain-containing protein gives rise to the protein MKQIVHFGEYTFETTQMVVMRGIEIIDMPQRQREALALLLKAQGKVVCREAFLDTVWKGVIVEEHNLTQTIFMLRKALGKLPNGREYIETIPKKGYRMSVGALNQGNLRFPPDSECSDALERLRQDLGVKVPNQMGHQVVIVKSSLLIGLIALFVFVVVPIVGSVYKQREDLSAVTKLTRDGFTKISRAPLILHQGTLLFTELRGKKSYLASVPVDGGTTTATALGTAITYVSGIHFERPEVLVSRDDRDAPISAATLQGDPSQSVTELFGRSATWSPDGTKIVYVSQQHVMLADSVGQNASVLAATAGTPFWPSWSPDGKSVRFSVHEADDQESLYEVNLADRNVTPVLKGDIHEHHACCGSWSANGKYFVYVVDSSSSSSIWARREKLFRWKIMGDPWEIASGPVDFWRSPTLSPDLHHLYAMGEQSRLYLTMLSRDFEPFLRGVSVSSMSVSHDGEWVAYTLHPEGTLWKSRLDGSERVQLSTPGEFAKSPQWSPDDHSLIYVRERNGGNTIVRVNAVDGGSREVVAGIRDVRQIAYAPIGEKIAFESGAGANHLERAIFIMELGDHGIEVLPGSARLSSVKWSPDAHYLSAVTNDQSKLKLFDVTTQTWHDISLSGAIGAQAWDRKKNILYFIEAQNGCYVLMKYLVASGKAVEIRKMPERYDEDYASSVLDVTPSGELLFGYSVGENELYDILIDLS